The Ignavibacteria bacterium genome contains the following window.
CTTGCCCAGCTCCAATCTCCATTTATAATCATACCAGCTTTACCTTCCTTGAAAAGAACATCAGCAATATCATAATCAGCTTCGCCGGGAATAATTTTATACTTATCTCGCAGATCAGCAATGAATTTCAAACCTTTTATCATTGCTTCAGAGTTGAGTGTTGGGTTGTTTTTTTCATCAAAAACCCAGCCGCCAAATCCAGTCAAAAATGGTATAAAGAAAAACGGCTCCGTATAATTCCAGACCAAACCATATTGCTCTGGCTTTCCATCGTTATTAAAATCTTTTGTGATTTGTTTACCAATTTCAATTAATTCTTTATCTGTTTTAGGTGGATTTTTGACAAGCTTTTTGTTATAAACAAGTGCAAGATGATTACCAAGCTTATCGGCTATCATCCACAGATGATTATTGCTCCAGATCAACCCTTTCTCATTAAACTGATTTAAGAATTTATTTGAAAAAATTGTATCGAGAGGAAGAATTATATTCATTATTTCAAATGGTCCAACTTGATCTTGCGGACCATAAACAATCTCAGGTCCCTGACCACCAATTGCTGCAATAATAAACCCACTTCTTAATTCTTCTGTTTCCTTATAAATCTGATTGACGCTGATTTCAGGATGTAATTTCATAAACCTATCGAGTTGACGCTGAAGAACTTCTCGTTCATCAACTCTCATTTGATGCCAGATCGTAATTTGAATTTGATTGTTAGGTTTTTTACTGCAGGAGAGAAAGATGAATGAAATGAAAAGAATTGTTAAGATTAAAAGATTAAATTTTGATTTTATATACTTCATTTCTGTCTTCTTCAAATTTATTTATTCAGTAATCAACTTTACCTGAATTCTGTCATTCTCTCATCAATCTCGTTTCTTAATTCATTACCTTCTTCCTCAAATACATCTAACAAGTCATCATAAATTTTATCATTTGCAATAAAATTCCAGTAATCTTCACCAATCAATATTTCGTTATTATCAAGATCATAGAGGCCTTTAAGTGTCCATCTCTCATAAGGCTCTGGATGATATGGATTGTAAGGAATAGCTAACCTTGTAAAGGCCTTCGCTCTTCTATTCTGACTTAAGCGAAGAGCCGTCCACCTTAATAATTTGGTTTTCAAAATTTGAAATTCTTTCATGTTTGGTTTTGCACTTGTAATATCAAAATAATTTTCTTGGGACCCAATTTTTACAAATAAATCTACTGTTGAATCAGGATCTTCTCGTTCTTCGCCTCTTTTAATTTTATTCCTAATTAAATTTATTTCGCGTTCTTTATTAGGTGATAATTTACCTTTCCGCAAATCAAACACAATTTTTTGAATTAATTTTTCTGTATCTCGATCGACTTCACCCTTTAATTTATATTGTCTTTCAGCTTCAAATCCTGCATCCCTTGCAATAATTACAGATACTTGTTCCCAGATTGAAATTCCAAAAGTTGTATTCATAGATTGAATAAATGAAAACATTGCATATCTATCTCTGCCCAATAATCTAAAATGAAAAGGCATATTAGAAGTTTCTGGATTATACTTATCTAATTTTTGCCTTATAACGTCTTTAAGCAGATCTTCTATTTTTAATTTGGCATTATTTGAGAGCGGCATTTCTATCCTTTTTCAAAATAAAATATCGATTCATAAAATTTATTTTCATCTCTTTCAGTCCTCATCAATACTGGTCTGTGAAATACATCAATCAAATTGTAACCACAAAGTTCACCGATTCTGGGGAACAGATTAAATTTATCATTTGCAACAATGAAAATTTTCGCTCCTTTAACTAAATATCTATTAAAATTATTAAAAACTTCAACTATCCCATTTACATATTCAGCACGAGCTTTCTGACTTGTTCCTTTCATCGCAGAACCAATTTCAAGCTCATCCTGTCTTTGAAAATCAAATAACTCATAGGCGTACCTGTGTTGTTCGTGATAATCAATCAAACCAACATAAGGTGGTGAAGTAAAGACTCCATTAATTTGTATGTCATCATTAAGAGAAACATTACGTGCATCACCCTGAATTATTTGAATTGAAGCATTTGTTCTTATCTGGTCAAACTCTTTAATTCTTTTTATTGTATCTAAACTATAGCGATTAATAAACTTATATGCTTCTTTAATTGGTTCACAATACCTTTTATGTTTAATACACCAATATCTTTCTCTTATTGGCTTTTTGGGTCTCGCAAGATCGTAATGGGGTATCAAACGGGCTGATCGAGCTGAACGTGATAAAATAATTTTCAAAACATCCTGATATTTGTAATCGTTAATTAACTCTTTGTAAAAAAGAATTTCTTGCAAAGCTCTTTCAGAAAACCATTCATTCAAATATTGACTATCTGTTTTTAATTTTCTTGTTTCACTTTCAAATAAGTTATTTACCCCAGAGTTTAAGTTTGAAGTAAATTTTTTTAATCTTCTCAAAGCATCTTTGATTTCAAATTCCAGCTCATCGATGTTATATTTTTTTGTCTTTACACTCTGAATTAAAACATTGAACGGCGAGAGTTCAACTCCGATAGAATTAATTCCCAATACATTTGCTTCAATTAATGTGGTCCCAGAACCAGAAAAAGGATCTAAAATAATGTCCCCGGCTTTGAAAAATTTTTTTAAAAAAACTTCAACCAATTGAGGTATAAATTTGCCCAGATAAGGATGTAAACGATGTACATGTTTTGTTCGCTCTTTTTCAGTAACACTTAGAAATGTTAAATCATTTCCAAGAATTTTTAAATTTTTTTCTGCATTTATATTCTTAGAAATTTGATCAGCATCTAATCCATATTTTAATGCTGCTTGTCTATTATCTTCATGCATTTTAATTAATCAATTTTATTACTACAGCTTCTTTGGGATACAAAGTCAAATTTTTGAATAAAATTCTGTTTTGATTCCGCTTTTCTCTCATAAACTCACTCAATGCAAAAATAACCATTCCATTTTTATTTTTTTGATTGAAATTTTTGAAAGTTAAGTCTTCTATTGTCTTATCAGAATTATTAATTAAGATCATAATTTGATCTTTTTTATCATAACGAAGATAAGCTAAAACTTCTGGATAATTTGTCTCGATAAATTTTATGCTCCGTTTCTTTGAATCATCAGGTTTAGAAAGAACTGTATTAGCTTTTCGAATTTTTATTAAGGCTTCATGAATATTTAGAATTTTGTTATCGATTAATTTTTCCCAATTCATATTTTGTCTAACATTCTCAGGTGGAGTTCTGCCAATCAAACCAATTTCATCACCATAATAAATCATTGGTGTTCCAGGTAAAGTAAAAAGTAGAACTAATGCCTGAAAAAATTTTAATGTATCCTGATCAAAAAGTGATAATGCCCGATGATTATCGTGATTGCTCAAAAATCTTAGCATCTGAAAATTAGGCGGATAAATCTCTCGTTCTTGAAGCAAGGTTCGTTCTAATGATTTCAAATCACTTCCATCAAAAAATCTCTGAATTGAATAATAAACAGGATAGTCGAAAAGCATATCAAATTCATCTTCAAAAAATGGAATTAAGTAATTTGCTCCATCCCAAACTTCACCTAAAATCAAAAAATCTGGACGAATCTTTTTTAATTCTTTTCTTAATCTATTCCAGAATTGGTGAGGTATTTCTTTAGCTGCATCACATCGAATTCCGTCAATTCCATCTTCAAAATTTCCATCACCATCTGGATCCATCCAATACTTTACAAAATTTATGAAGTAATCCTGTACCTCAAGATTTTCAAAATTAAACTTAGGCATATCTTTTTCGATGCCGAAATGTTTCCAATCAGAATTCAAAGAATCAACAAACTGAAACCAATCCGAATATTTTGAGGAAGGATTGTTTTTTGCTTCACGGAAATAAACAAAAGATGTATCGCAATGATTGATCACAATATCTTTAATGACTTTAATTTTTCGCTTTTTGCATTCTTTCAAAAAGTTAAGATAATCAGTCATAGTTCCATAATCTTTTTCAATCGAGAAGTAATCAATAACATTGTAACCATGATCTTTTGAACTTTCATTAAAAGGCATAAGCCATAATGCATCAACTCCAAGTTCTTTCAGGTAGTCAAGTTTACTCGTTAGTCCATTAAAATCTCCAATTCCATCACCATTCGAGTCTGCAAACTTTCTAACAAAGA
Protein-coding sequences here:
- a CDS encoding TdeIII family type II restriction endonuclease — encoded protein: MPLSNNAKLKIEDLLKDVIRQKLDKYNPETSNMPFHFRLLGRDRYAMFSFIQSMNTTFGISIWEQVSVIIARDAGFEAERQYKLKGEVDRDTEKLIQKIVFDLRKGKLSPNKEREINLIRNKIKRGEEREDPDSTVDLFVKIGSQENYFDITSAKPNMKEFQILKTKLLRWTALRLSQNRRAKAFTRLAIPYNPYHPEPYERWTLKGLYDLDNNEILIGEDYWNFIANDKIYDDLLDVFEEEGNELRNEIDERMTEFR